A window of Aurantibacillus circumpalustris genomic DNA:
CACGTACACTTGGAATATTGGATCTCAAAGCCCTTCGATTAGTGTGACACAATTTGTTTCCGCAAGTTACACGGTTGAAGGAACGGATTCGCAGACAAATTGTTATAATACTAAAACCATAACGGTTAACACAATACCGTACCCTTCAATTGTTGTTTGGGGAGATACTATTATTTGTCTGGGAAAAACGACTAAACTTTCTGCACTGGGTGCAATTACTTATACATGGAGTAATGGATCTCCAACCCAAACTATAAACGTTGCACCAAATGCTACCACTACTTATACCTTAAAAGGCACAAGTGCTCTCGCCTCTTGCTCAAGCACACAAGCTATCACCGTTCATGTTGTCAATTGTAATACCACCGGCGTACTTGATAGAAATGCTGGTGAGACCTTTCGTATTTATCCAAACCCATCCAATAGTAAATTTTTTATTGAAGCTCAAAATATATTATCCATCGTGGTTACAGACGAACTTGGAAAAATAATTTTAGAAGAACATTTTCAAAAAGAAAATTATGATTTGGATTTAAGTAGTTACTCAAATGGTGTTTACATTTTAAAAGTATTTCAAAACAACGAAATAAAAACAGTGAAATTAATTAAGAATGATTAAACTTAGTGCACCTCAGTGTTCTTTCCCGATGGCTATCGGGAGCCTTAGTGGTTTAAAAATGAAAAAACTCTACTACATATTTTTTTCTGTTTTGCTTTTCGTATTTACTTCGCGCGCGCAAATTAACATTGATTTTGAAGCGACACCAGTTGGCACCTACACTTCTGCAAGTGCTGTTAATGGGTGGACAATTAGTAGTCGTACTGCAACAAGCTGTAATTCCACGGCAACTTGGTCACTCGGGAGTCCTGAGTTTTCGATTATTGCCACACCACAATCTTTCCTTCCAAACATTGGCACTCTTCCAAATTCACCACTCGGCGGTACAGTTGTTGCTCAGTTAAATAGTTATTATTCTGCAAACAGTTCTGTTACCAGATTAGCACAGACCTTTTCCGTAACTTCCCTCAACGCATATATTCAATTTGCGTATGCCGGTATTTGGCTAAGTGGTACTCATAGTTGCTGCGAACAAGCGGGATTTAAAGTTCTGTTATATGATCAAGCTGGCAATCCGATTACGTGCCCTTCCTACACACTTGCTGGAGCAGGCTGTGCGTCTATTCCAACCTATACTCTTTCCGGAAATACTTCTTGGACGAACTGGCAAATACAGAGTATTTATTTACAAAGCTATATCGGATCAAATGTAACGCTAGAAATTACAAATTATGACTGCACCGCCAGCGACCATTACGGTACTGTTTTCTTTGATGCAAAAACCAGCAATTGTAATTGTTCTTATGCACCAAGTAATTTGCCCATTACGAATAACTTTTGTGCGGGTTCATCTTTAGCTAGCATTCAAGCGCCAGTAGGCTATGCGCAGTATTTATGGACCGCGCCAGCTTTATATCCAATAAGCGCTTCACAGGCTACCCTTTATAGCACATCATTTACCAACGCGGTTGTGGGAAACATCTATACACTTACCGTCTATCCTGCTTCCCCATTTTGCTCTTTCACCAGCACTTTTGCACTTGCGAATACTTCAGTTTCTATACTTGGAATTGGGTCGAATCCAAGCTGCACAGTTGGAACCAGTGGCAGTGCAACCGTTGCAGCGGGCGGGAGTGGAACCGGGTACACCTATACCTGGACTAATAGCACTAATTCTATCGTTGCCAACTCACCAACTCTTTCAAGCCTCGCAGCAGGGGTATACACTGTTAACATAACTGCCGCGGGCGCTCAAAGTTTAAGTTGCGGAACGGCCACGGCCACTACTACTGTTGGTACTATTCCCCCTGGAGTTATTCAACTTTTAAAGCCTTTTTGTGGAAGTGAAGCCTATCTATCTTATCCTGGTGGAACTAATTACCAATGGTATAATAACCTAAGTCCTATTACTGCTAGCCTTGGTGGAACGGCATCGAGTTACACGGTTTATTCGCCCATCAACAACTCCGTCTACAGACTCGCTTACATTTCAAATCAAAATTGTCACGATTCACTGAAGTTAACGTTGGTTCAAGTACCCTCCGGAAATCTCAGTTTAGCGTCGACTCCAACTATCTGTCAAGGCGCAACTAACGGAACAGCTGTGATTTCAATGGCGCCAGCATCAGGAGCACCACAAGGTTCAAATTCATTTTCTGTTTTTTCGATCGGCACCACTCCTCCTTATTCATCAACTGCAAGTTCCGTATCACTAAATTCGTTTACAGCCGCAAATTTATCCGCTGGTTCGACATATAGCGTGATCTCCTTCGACGGGCTGTGTAAATACTCGACAAGTTTTACAGTGCCATTTATCTCGTTTGATTATACGCTTGCTCCTTCCAACTCTCCCACATTATGCACTGGCAACAGCATTCAAGCAAGCGTTACATTTTCCACTCTTCCTAACTCCGGCCAATATAGTTACTCTTGGCAACCATCCACATTTTTATTCAGTGGGAATTATCCAAATGCCATTATTTCCCCGAGCACAAATCCAGGAAGCGTAACTACTTTAACCTACACCGTAGTTGTGACACCCACAATAGCAAATTG
This region includes:
- a CDS encoding T9SS type A sorting domain-containing protein, which gives rise to MKKLYYIFFSVLLFVFTSRAQINIDFEATPVGTYTSASAVNGWTISSRTATSCNSTATWSLGSPEFSIIATPQSFLPNIGTLPNSPLGGTVVAQLNSYYSANSSVTRLAQTFSVTSLNAYIQFAYAGIWLSGTHSCCEQAGFKVLLYDQAGNPITCPSYTLAGAGCASIPTYTLSGNTSWTNWQIQSIYLQSYIGSNVTLEITNYDCTASDHYGTVFFDAKTSNCNCSYAPSNLPITNNFCAGSSLASIQAPVGYAQYLWTAPALYPISASQATLYSTSFTNAVVGNIYTLTVYPASPFCSFTSTFALANTSVSILGIGSNPSCTVGTSGSATVAAGGSGTGYTYTWTNSTNSIVANSPTLSSLAAGVYTVNITAAGAQSLSCGTATATTTVGTIPPGVIQLLKPFCGSEAYLSYPGGTNYQWYNNLSPITASLGGTASSYTVYSPINNSVYRLAYISNQNCHDSLKLTLVQVPSGNLSLASTPTICQGATNGTAVISMAPASGAPQGSNSFSVFSIGTTPPYSSTASSVSLNSFTAANLSAGSTYSVISFDGLCKYSTSFTVPFISFDYTLAPSNSPTLCTGNSIQASVTFSTLPNSGQYSYSWQPSTFLFSGNYPNAIISPSTNPGSVTTLTYTVVVTPTIANCPLTKTLSITIANPITPTINAIPNLCNSSNSVYTISANPIGGIYSNNAAITPNGILNGASAPIGQNTFTYAISIGTCIAKTAGTFTINSLPLISVSGNTLICEGQSTTLLANGANSYTWSNSSLSPFITINPSVTSSYSVEGKDILTNCYNSKTVVVTVEPYPVLSILGNTLLCAGQTTTLIANGASTYSWSNGFSSQAITVSPNVTNTYSIIGTSALANCSSTQAITVSVSNCNIVSIPNRNVDENFNIYPNPSSGKFLIESGNILSIVVSDELGRIILEDHFQKENYQLDLSAYSNGVYILKIFLNNEIKIVKLIKND